A window from Cryptomeria japonica chromosome 1, Sugi_1.0, whole genome shotgun sequence encodes these proteins:
- the LOC131028184 gene encoding E3 ubiquitin-protein ligase SIRP1-like produces the protein MDVEAFVRQIGEEDGAYGSFANHLSDPNTMDAFLERLRSAVNEVFDEVGYVPARKETMKEISYKHISEGSICAICLDNFLVEEQACEMPCNENHIFHTKCIRQWLERQNTCPVCRTEFPKQSKDSVDI, from the coding sequence ATGGATGTCGAAGCTTTTGTTCGGCAGATAGGAGAAGAGGATGGCGCATATGGGTCATTTGCAAATCATCTGAGTGATCCTAATACCATGGATGCATTCCTTGAAAGACTCCGTAGTGCAGTCAATGAAGTGTTTGATGAAGTCGGATATGTACCTGCAAGAAAGGAGACGATGAAAGAAATCTCATACAAGCATATTAGTGAAGGCTCCATATGTGCAATTTGCCTTGATAATTTTCTGGTGGAGGAACAAGCATGCGAGATGCCTTGTAATGAGAATCATATATTCCATACTAAATGCATTCGCCAATGGTTGGAGCGGCAGAATACTTGTCCTGTCTGCAGAACAGAATTTCCCAAACAAAGCAAAGATAGTGTCGACATTTAG